Proteins co-encoded in one Flavobacterium sp. M31R6 genomic window:
- a CDS encoding DinB family protein → MQDTFEISRTSRKWVAQFLENHTLEQLNKIPEGFSNNLIWNIGHIVVTQQLLVYKLSGLPILVSDEMIEKYRKGTKPESDVTQEEVDEIKSLLFKAIEQAEKDYNNGVFVNYQEYPTSTGFVLQSAKGAIQFNNFHEGLHIGIMMNIRKFI, encoded by the coding sequence ATGCAAGATACATTTGAAATAAGCAGAACTAGCAGAAAATGGGTGGCTCAATTTTTAGAGAATCATACACTCGAACAATTGAATAAAATTCCGGAAGGATTCAGTAATAATTTAATATGGAATATTGGTCATATCGTAGTGACACAACAATTATTGGTATATAAATTATCGGGTTTACCAATATTGGTGTCTGATGAAATGATTGAAAAGTATCGAAAAGGGACCAAACCTGAGAGTGATGTTACCCAAGAAGAGGTAGATGAAATAAAGTCTTTATTGTTTAAGGCAATTGAGCAGGCAGAAAAAGATTATAACAATGGCGTTTTTGTAAACTATCAGGAGTATCCAACTTCGACGGGATTTGTTTTGCAAAGCGCAAAAGGAGCTATACAATTCAATAATTTCCATGAAGGATTGCATATTGGAATTATGATGAACATAAGAAAGTTTATATAA
- a CDS encoding arsenate reductase family protein, with amino-acid sequence MNKIYYLASCDTCRKIIKSLPKDHDLVFHDIKQNPITVEELEEMYRLSGSYEALFSKKAQLYKSMDLKNKSLTEDDYKKYILEHYTFLSRPVFIINDKIYIGNTQQNILQVMKALS; translated from the coding sequence ATGAACAAAATATACTATCTCGCATCTTGTGACACTTGTCGAAAAATAATAAAATCACTTCCAAAAGACCATGATTTGGTTTTTCATGACATCAAGCAAAACCCAATTACTGTTGAAGAACTAGAGGAAATGTATCGCCTTTCGGGAAGTTACGAAGCGCTGTTCAGCAAAAAGGCACAATTATATAAATCGATGGATTTAAAAAACAAATCCCTCACCGAAGATGATTACAAAAAATACATCTTGGAGCATTATACTTTCCTTAGTCGTCCTGTTTTTATCATAAATGACAAAATATACATTGGCAATACGCAACAAAATATTCTTCAAGTAATGAAAGCGTTGAGTTAA
- a CDS encoding DMT family transporter, whose amino-acid sequence MSKRNLALIGATIVSIIYGVTFTIAKDVMPKYIDAYGFILLRAGGSMLLFWLVWLFMPKEKIALNDIPRIIAAAFFGVAFNMLTFFKGLSLTSPISAAVIMVSTPMIVLVLSAIIMKERMKKRMIFGIILGLIGTASLILYGKSIGDTSQSGLGNFLVLVNAISYGFYLIIVKKLMNKYNAFTFVKWIYLLGFLMVLPFGWSEFSAVDWTIVPTAIYWKISFVVVISTFLTYLLNLLSMKELKPTTVAVFIYLQPLFASVFAISLGKDTLSLIKIGSALLIFSGVYLVTMKKP is encoded by the coding sequence ATGTCAAAAAGAAATCTTGCCTTAATTGGCGCTACTATTGTTTCCATAATTTACGGTGTCACTTTTACCATTGCCAAAGATGTGATGCCAAAATACATCGATGCTTATGGGTTCATCCTTTTGCGTGCCGGTGGTTCTATGCTCCTGTTTTGGTTGGTTTGGCTTTTTATGCCAAAAGAAAAAATTGCACTCAATGATATCCCTCGAATTATAGCTGCTGCTTTTTTTGGGGTAGCATTCAATATGCTGACTTTTTTCAAGGGTTTGAGTCTAACCTCTCCCATTTCGGCGGCAGTAATTATGGTTTCGACTCCTATGATTGTATTAGTTCTTTCTGCCATAATCATGAAAGAACGGATGAAAAAAAGAATGATATTCGGCATTATTCTTGGTTTGATCGGAACTGCTTCTCTAATCCTTTACGGAAAGTCTATTGGTGACACCTCTCAATCTGGGCTGGGTAATTTTCTGGTTTTGGTTAACGCCATTTCGTATGGATTTTACTTGATTATTGTCAAGAAATTAATGAATAAATACAATGCTTTTACATTTGTAAAATGGATTTATTTGTTAGGTTTTCTAATGGTTTTACCTTTTGGCTGGAGCGAATTTTCAGCTGTTGATTGGACTATTGTTCCAACTGCTATTTACTGGAAAATAAGTTTTGTGGTCGTGATCTCGACTTTCCTAACCTATTTGTTGAACCTTCTTTCGATGAAAGAATTGAAACCAACCACTGTAGCCGTTTTTATTTATCTGCAACCTTTATTTGCTTCTGTTTTTGCGATAAGTTTAGGGAAAGATACACTGAGTCTGATTAAAATTGGGTCGGCCCTATTAATCTTTTCAGGAGTATATCTGGTTACCATGAAGAAGCCTTAA
- a CDS encoding potassium channel family protein encodes MDKLKDFLYLNKYEILLFGLIQHLFIGVLFSDLSGALKIVWVMNIIILGFTTVGIFIQKGKRKNQIRNILLFLVVLITLGIPFNNENLFFLIAVNVIYILFFIFIFWEVLKFLISPSYINKDVISAAACGYFLLIEISVFIMQTHFYQNPNAFKGIDTSTPYASFTDLVYFCCITFSSIGFGDITPNSQQTKLFTSLLGIIGQFYSVVLVGILISKFSSYKK; translated from the coding sequence ATGGATAAACTCAAAGATTTTCTCTACCTCAACAAATATGAGATTTTGCTATTCGGATTGATTCAACACTTATTTATTGGTGTTTTATTTTCCGATTTATCAGGAGCTCTCAAAATAGTTTGGGTAATGAATATCATCATACTTGGTTTTACCACAGTTGGAATTTTTATCCAAAAAGGAAAAAGGAAGAATCAGATTCGGAATATACTTTTATTCTTGGTCGTTTTGATAACGTTAGGAATCCCATTTAACAATGAAAATTTGTTTTTTTTGATTGCCGTTAATGTGATCTATATACTGTTTTTTATTTTCATCTTTTGGGAGGTTTTGAAATTTTTAATTAGCCCCAGCTATATCAACAAAGATGTGATTTCTGCCGCCGCTTGTGGTTATTTTCTACTGATTGAAATTAGTGTTTTTATCATGCAAACCCATTTTTATCAAAATCCAAATGCCTTTAAAGGGATAGATACTTCAACGCCCTATGCCTCCTTCACGGACTTGGTTTATTTTTGTTGCATTACTTTTTCGAGTATCGGTTTTGGAGATATCACACCCAATAGTCAACAAACCAAATTATTCACCTCACTATTAGGTATAATAGGACAATTTTATTCTGTAGTCCTCGTTGGAATTTTGATTAGTAAATTTTCCTCCTATAAAAAATAA
- a CDS encoding YicC/YloC family endoribonuclease has translation MIQSMTGFGKATLQLPSKKITVEVKSLNSKGLDLNVRMPSLYREMELGLRNQIALKLERGKVDFSIFIESTAEQTSTKVNVPIVRAYINQLREVYADADETELMKMAVRMPDTMKIEREEIDENDWIQIQTVIEEALQNILNFRKDEGQSLENEFQLRIGNISQYMNEALALDPERVQAIKDRLQTAISELKVNVDENRFEQELIYYLEKLDITEEKVRLTNHLDYFLETINGTEANGRKLGFITQEMGREINTMGSKSNHAQMQKLVVQMKDELEKIKEQVLNVL, from the coding sequence ATGATACAATCGATGACTGGCTTTGGTAAAGCCACTTTGCAATTACCATCCAAAAAAATTACAGTAGAAGTAAAATCTTTAAACAGTAAAGGTTTAGATTTAAATGTACGAATGCCTTCTCTATATCGCGAAATGGAGCTGGGTTTACGCAACCAAATTGCACTGAAACTAGAAAGAGGTAAAGTAGATTTTTCTATTTTTATCGAAAGTACCGCAGAACAAACATCTACGAAGGTTAACGTACCTATCGTGCGAGCCTACATCAATCAACTAAGAGAAGTATATGCTGATGCTGATGAAACCGAATTGATGAAAATGGCAGTGCGTATGCCCGACACCATGAAAATAGAACGTGAGGAAATAGACGAAAATGACTGGATTCAAATCCAAACCGTGATCGAAGAAGCGTTACAAAATATTTTGAATTTCAGAAAAGACGAAGGACAATCTCTGGAAAATGAATTTCAATTGCGTATCGGAAACATTAGTCAATATATGAATGAAGCTTTGGCACTAGACCCAGAGCGCGTTCAAGCGATAAAAGACCGTTTGCAAACTGCCATTTCAGAATTAAAAGTAAACGTAGATGAAAACCGTTTTGAACAGGAATTGATTTATTACCTAGAAAAACTGGACATTACCGAAGAAAAAGTACGTTTGACAAACCATTTGGATTACTTCTTAGAAACAATAAACGGAACGGAAGCCAACGGTAGAAAACTAGGATTCATTACTCAGGAAATGGGACGTGAAATCAACACTATGGGATCCAAATCGAATCACGCGCAAATGCAAAAATTAGTGGTTCAGATGAAAGACGAATTGGAAAAAATTAAAGAACAGGTGCTTAATGTACTATAA
- the gmk gene encoding guanylate kinase yields the protein MKKGKLIVFSAPSGSGKTTIVRHLLGKEDLNLEFSISAATREARGEEVSGKDYYFMSLDEFKKHIKAEDFVEWEEVYRDNFYGTLKSEVERIWAKGKNVIFDIDVAGGLRIKHKFPEETLAVFVKPPSVDELKRRLKERSTESDDKINMRIAKASVELATAPQFDVIIKNYDLPIALEEAYQLVKDFVNTDSTN from the coding sequence ATGAAAAAGGGAAAATTAATTGTATTCTCGGCACCATCGGGATCAGGAAAAACAACCATAGTTAGGCATTTATTAGGAAAAGAAGATTTGAATTTGGAATTTTCTATTTCGGCAGCTACGCGTGAAGCACGTGGTGAAGAAGTAAGTGGAAAGGATTATTACTTTATGTCTTTGGATGAATTTAAAAAACACATCAAAGCAGAAGATTTTGTGGAATGGGAAGAAGTCTATCGTGATAATTTTTATGGCACGCTAAAAAGTGAAGTAGAACGTATTTGGGCCAAAGGAAAAAACGTGATTTTTGACATTGATGTTGCTGGTGGTTTACGCATCAAACATAAATTCCCAGAGGAAACTTTGGCTGTGTTTGTAAAACCACCAAGTGTTGATGAGCTCAAAAGAAGACTCAAAGAACGCTCAACAGAAAGTGATGACAAAATCAATATGCGTATAGCAAAAGCTTCTGTAGAACTGGCGACTGCACCTCAATTTGATGTAATTATAAAAAACTATGATTTGCCTATTGCCCTTGAAGAAGCCTATCAATTGGTGAAGGATTTTGTAAACACGGATTCCACAAATTAG
- the nadD gene encoding nicotinate (nicotinamide) nucleotide adenylyltransferase, producing MKIGLYFGTFNPIHIGHLIIANHMAEHADLDQVWMVVTPHNPLKKKSTLLDDYHRLQMVYLATENFPKIKPSDIEFKLSQPNYTVNTLAHLQEKYPDHEFSLIMGEDNLKSLHKWKNYEVILEHHDIYVYPRISSEAENLELKNHPKIHLIDAPVVEISSTDIRHNIKKSKNVQPLLPHKVWDYIDHNNFYKK from the coding sequence ATGAAAATCGGACTTTATTTCGGAACGTTTAATCCCATTCATATTGGGCATCTCATCATTGCCAATCACATGGCGGAACATGCCGATTTGGATCAGGTCTGGATGGTCGTTACGCCACACAATCCTCTCAAAAAGAAGTCAACTTTGCTAGACGATTACCATCGTTTGCAAATGGTGTATCTTGCCACCGAAAATTTTCCAAAAATAAAACCTTCGGATATTGAGTTCAAATTATCCCAACCTAATTATACTGTAAATACATTGGCTCACTTACAGGAAAAATATCCTGATCATGAATTCTCGTTGATTATGGGTGAAGACAATTTAAAATCATTGCACAAATGGAAAAATTATGAAGTGATTTTGGAACATCATGACATTTATGTTTATCCCCGCATTTCCTCGGAAGCAGAAAATTTGGAACTAAAAAATCATCCGAAAATTCATTTGATCGATGCTCCTGTTGTAGAAATATCTTCGACCGACATTCGTCACAATATCAAAAAAAGCAAAAACGTTCAGCCTTTATTGCCCCATAAAGTTTGGGATTATATTGACCATAATAATTTTTATAAGAAATAG
- a CDS encoding LysR family transcriptional regulator, with the protein MVNLEWYRTFKSVYKNGNFSLAAKELFISQPAVSQQIVMLEAHVGYKLFNRKSKGVEPTEYAKLLNNLIIDALDRLENVENGFRAKAFNANRLLSVGISRHLMSSIGSALVAKFDFIDFTFHNNDALFDLVNSKKLDFAIVTKKFDTFDTIQKKVGDIKQVVVGSTDIDISVLKAKIKSKDFLGIENWLNEQKWYSHDAGIPHIKLFWLHVFAKKRPSMVANYIIPSEYEMLEILSKNTGFAVTWDVNAKKMIEEKKLQLIWNSKEMPSTDVFLLSGKNENLSPIFQEIETELKELLG; encoded by the coding sequence ATGGTTAATTTAGAATGGTATCGGACATTTAAATCTGTTTATAAAAATGGAAATTTTTCTTTGGCAGCCAAAGAATTATTTATAAGTCAACCAGCTGTAAGTCAGCAAATAGTTATGTTGGAGGCACATGTTGGCTACAAGCTTTTCAATCGAAAGTCCAAGGGGGTTGAACCAACAGAATATGCTAAGTTACTCAATAATTTAATCATTGATGCTTTAGACCGATTGGAAAATGTCGAGAATGGTTTTAGAGCCAAGGCTTTCAATGCCAATCGGTTATTGTCCGTTGGAATTTCGAGACATTTGATGAGCAGTATTGGGAGCGCTTTGGTAGCCAAATTTGATTTTATAGATTTTACGTTCCATAATAATGATGCACTATTTGATTTGGTAAATTCCAAAAAATTAGATTTTGCAATAGTAACCAAGAAGTTTGACACTTTTGATACAATTCAGAAAAAAGTGGGTGATATCAAACAAGTAGTTGTGGGATCTACAGATATTGATATTTCAGTTTTAAAGGCAAAAATTAAAAGTAAAGATTTTTTAGGCATCGAAAACTGGTTGAACGAACAAAAATGGTACAGCCATGACGCAGGAATTCCGCATATAAAATTATTTTGGCTACATGTTTTTGCTAAAAAAAGACCTTCGATGGTGGCTAATTATATTATTCCATCAGAATATGAAATGCTTGAAATACTTAGTAAAAACACAGGATTTGCGGTTACTTGGGACGTTAATGCTAAAAAAATGATTGAAGAAAAAAAACTACAGCTGATATGGAACAGCAAAGAAATGCCCAGTACTGATGTTTTTTTACTGTCGGGTAAAAATGAAAATTTGAGTCCGATTTTTCAGGAAATTGAAACGGAATTAAAAGAACTTTTGGGCTAA
- a CDS encoding type 1 glutamine amidotransferase domain-containing protein, with the protein MKKITVLTILALTVGCFMATAQKQNNKKMKKVLFVVTSHDQLGNTGEKTGFWTEELAAPYYALLDQGVIIDIATPKGGQPPIDPKSADPSSATEDTKRFDADTVLLEKLKNTKKLSDVNQADYDAVFYPGGHGPLWDLVEDKNSLALIESFYTHKKPVAFVCHAPAALKNVKVNGEFLVKGKKVTGFANTEEEAVGLTKIVPFLLEDALQANGATYSKVADWHPYAVEDGLLITGQNPASSKLVAEKLLAKLNSKK; encoded by the coding sequence ATGAAAAAAATAACTGTATTAACTATTCTAGCATTAACCGTGGGTTGCTTTATGGCAACTGCACAAAAACAAAATAACAAGAAGATGAAAAAAGTATTATTCGTAGTTACCAGTCACGATCAATTGGGTAACACAGGAGAAAAAACAGGATTTTGGACAGAAGAATTGGCTGCACCTTATTATGCTTTGCTTGACCAAGGCGTGATTATTGACATTGCCACCCCAAAGGGAGGACAACCTCCTATTGACCCAAAAAGTGCCGATCCTTCATCAGCAACCGAAGACACTAAACGTTTTGACGCCGATACCGTTTTATTGGAAAAACTAAAAAATACCAAAAAATTATCCGATGTGAATCAAGCTGATTATGATGCAGTTTTTTATCCAGGAGGTCACGGACCGCTTTGGGATTTGGTTGAAGATAAAAATTCCCTTGCATTAATTGAATCTTTTTATACCCATAAAAAACCAGTTGCTTTTGTGTGTCACGCACCAGCTGCTTTGAAAAACGTAAAAGTAAATGGAGAATTTTTGGTAAAAGGAAAAAAAGTAACTGGATTTGCCAATACCGAAGAAGAAGCAGTTGGATTAACCAAAATCGTTCCTTTTTTATTGGAAGATGCATTGCAAGCCAATGGAGCAACTTATAGCAAAGTAGCCGATTGGCATCCTTATGCTGTGGAAGATGGTCTACTAATTACAGGTCAAAATCCAGCTTCGTCTAAATTAGTTGCTGAAAAATTATTAGCTAAATTGAATTCAAAAAAATAA
- a CDS encoding iron-containing alcohol dehydrogenase, producing MLNFELYNPTKLVFGKGQIEKLSTLIPSNAKILLAYGGGSIFKNGIHEQVRKSLEGFEIVEFGGIEANPHFETLMKAVAVIREQKIDFILAVGGGSVIDGVKFISAAVPFEGDPINILKKRILFKEGSNVIPFGTVLTLPATGSEMNSGSVVTIAATQEKLDFGGSALFPKFSICDPTVIASLPKRQLQNGVVDAYTHVLEQYLTYVHEGYLQDRIAESILQTLIQIGPDVVENPTDYALASNFMWSCTMALNGLIQKGVPSDWATHMIGHELTALYGIDHARTLAIIGPNLYKVMFETKKEKLAQYGKRVFNLTGTEEEIASAAIEKTVAFFHTMGMKTLLSENAENFEKTADFIVDRFEKRGWKALGEKQNITLEKVKEIVLMSY from the coding sequence ATGTTAAATTTCGAATTATACAATCCTACCAAATTAGTTTTTGGGAAAGGACAAATAGAAAAATTATCAACCTTGATTCCTTCCAATGCGAAAATCCTTCTCGCTTACGGTGGCGGAAGTATTTTTAAAAATGGAATCCATGAGCAAGTTCGCAAAAGTCTGGAAGGATTCGAAATTGTCGAATTTGGAGGAATTGAAGCCAATCCACATTTTGAAACTTTGATGAAAGCCGTTGCTGTCATCAGAGAGCAAAAAATTGATTTTATTCTGGCTGTTGGTGGCGGAAGCGTTATCGATGGTGTGAAATTTATTTCGGCAGCTGTTCCTTTTGAAGGTGACCCAATTAACATTCTTAAAAAGCGAATTCTTTTCAAAGAAGGATCAAATGTGATTCCGTTTGGTACTGTTTTAACTTTGCCTGCAACGGGAAGTGAAATGAATTCCGGTTCGGTGGTGACTATTGCAGCGACTCAGGAAAAATTAGATTTTGGTGGATCTGCTTTATTTCCTAAGTTTTCAATTTGTGATCCTACCGTAATTGCTTCACTACCAAAAAGACAATTGCAAAATGGAGTTGTAGATGCTTACACTCACGTTTTGGAGCAATACCTAACCTATGTGCACGAAGGTTATTTGCAAGATAGAATTGCCGAAAGCATTTTGCAAACCCTAATTCAAATAGGACCAGATGTGGTAGAAAACCCAACCGATTATGCTCTAGCTTCCAATTTTATGTGGAGCTGTACCATGGCTTTAAACGGGTTAATCCAAAAAGGAGTTCCAAGTGACTGGGCAACTCATATGATTGGGCACGAATTGACAGCGCTTTACGGAATTGACCATGCCCGAACGTTGGCAATTATTGGACCAAACTTATACAAAGTAATGTTTGAAACCAAAAAAGAAAAATTGGCACAATACGGAAAACGCGTGTTTAATTTAACAGGAACAGAGGAAGAAATTGCTTCGGCAGCCATTGAAAAAACAGTAGCCTTCTTTCATACTATGGGAATGAAAACCTTGCTTTCTGAAAATGCTGAAAATTTTGAAAAAACAGCTGATTTTATAGTAGACCGTTTTGAAAAAAGAGGTTGGAAAGCTTTGGGAGAAAAACAAAATATTACTTTAGAAAAAGTGAAAGAGATTGTTTTAATGAGTTATTGA
- a CDS encoding NAD(P)H-dependent glycerol-3-phosphate dehydrogenase, with protein MADNLKFAVIGGGSWATAIAKMLCVNLPEISWYMRNDAAIEHIKTHKHNPNYLSSVEFDNKKLKLTNDINEAVAYADYIIFAIPSAFLNSELEKLTVSLKDKIIFSAIKGIVPETSLIVGEHFHYKYDIPYYNIGVITGPCHAEEVALERLSYLTIACGDPDKASIVAKNLSGNYIKAKISDDIIGTEYAAMLKNIYSIAAGIAHGLGYGDNFQSVIMSNAIREMKKFIKKVHKMKRNINDSAYLGDLLVTGYSVFSRNRMFGNMIGKGYTVQAAQMEMSMVAEGYYAVKSAYKLNQGYGAKTPIIDAVYAILYEGKEAKAVFKKLTEELD; from the coding sequence ATGGCCGATAATTTAAAATTTGCAGTGATTGGCGGCGGAAGCTGGGCTACTGCTATCGCTAAGATGTTGTGCGTAAATCTTCCCGAGATTTCATGGTATATGCGAAATGATGCTGCTATAGAACACATTAAAACCCACAAACACAATCCCAATTACTTAAGCTCTGTTGAGTTTGACAACAAAAAACTAAAACTTACCAACGATATCAACGAAGCCGTTGCTTATGCAGATTATATCATATTTGCAATTCCTTCCGCTTTTTTGAATAGCGAACTCGAAAAACTAACGGTTTCCCTAAAAGACAAAATAATTTTTTCTGCCATAAAAGGAATTGTTCCTGAAACCAGTTTGATTGTGGGAGAACATTTTCATTACAAATACGACATCCCTTATTATAATATTGGTGTAATTACAGGGCCTTGTCACGCTGAAGAAGTAGCATTGGAAAGACTTTCGTACTTAACCATTGCCTGTGGTGATCCGGACAAAGCCTCAATAGTAGCCAAAAATTTATCCGGAAATTATATCAAAGCAAAAATATCAGACGACATTATTGGAACTGAATATGCCGCAATGCTTAAAAACATTTATTCTATTGCCGCAGGAATTGCACATGGATTGGGTTATGGCGATAATTTCCAATCGGTTATAATGAGTAATGCCATTCGCGAGATGAAGAAATTCATCAAGAAAGTGCACAAAATGAAGCGTAACATCAATGATTCGGCCTATTTGGGCGATTTATTGGTTACGGGTTATTCTGTTTTTTCGAGAAACAGAATGTTCGGCAATATGATTGGGAAAGGCTACACTGTACAAGCTGCACAAATGGAGATGAGCATGGTTGCCGAGGGTTATTATGCCGTAAAAAGTGCCTACAAACTCAACCAAGGTTATGGTGCCAAAACTCCTATTATTGATGCTGTTTATGCCATTTTGTATGAAGGAAAAGAAGCTAAAGCCGTGTTCAAAAAACTGACTGAAGAACTTGATTAG
- the pheS gene encoding phenylalanine--tRNA ligase subunit alpha — MIDKIKEYIGEAQAFSTQNTAELEAFRIKFLGTKGLLKDLFAEFKNVPNDQKKEFGQVINLLKTSAEEKVKSIQEALADKEESKGIYGDLTRTAEPTIIGSRHPISLVKNQIIDVFSNIGFNVSEGPEIEDDWHNFTALNLPEYHPARDMQDTFFIQTNPDILLRTHTSSVQVRYMENNKPPIRTISPGRVFRNEAVSSRSHCIFHQVEGLYIDKDVSFADLKQTLLYFTKEMFGKSKIRLRPSYFPFTEPSAEVDIYWGLKTETDYRITKGTGWLEIMGCGMVDPNVLKNCDINPDEYNGFAFGMGIERIAMLLYQIGDIRMFYENDVRFLEQFKSSI, encoded by the coding sequence ATGATAGACAAGATAAAAGAATATATTGGTGAAGCTCAGGCGTTCTCCACACAAAATACAGCAGAATTAGAAGCATTTAGAATAAAATTTCTAGGAACCAAAGGTTTATTGAAAGATCTTTTTGCTGAATTCAAAAATGTGCCCAATGACCAAAAAAAGGAATTTGGACAAGTAATCAATTTACTTAAAACTTCTGCTGAAGAGAAAGTAAAATCCATTCAGGAAGCTTTGGCTGATAAAGAAGAATCCAAAGGAATTTACGGCGATTTGACTCGTACGGCCGAACCAACAATTATTGGTTCCCGTCATCCTATTTCGTTGGTAAAAAACCAAATTATAGATGTCTTTTCAAACATCGGGTTCAACGTTTCCGAAGGTCCGGAAATTGAGGACGATTGGCACAATTTTACAGCATTGAATCTACCGGAATACCACCCGGCTCGTGATATGCAGGATACCTTTTTCATTCAGACGAATCCTGATATTTTGTTGCGTACGCACACTTCATCTGTCCAGGTGCGTTATATGGAGAACAACAAACCGCCAATTAGAACTATTTCTCCTGGTAGAGTTTTCCGTAATGAGGCCGTTTCGTCGCGCTCGCACTGTATCTTTCACCAAGTGGAAGGATTGTATATCGACAAGGACGTTTCTTTTGCAGATCTAAAACAAACTCTTTTGTATTTCACGAAAGAAATGTTCGGAAAATCAAAAATCCGTTTGAGACCTTCATACTTCCCATTTACAGAACCAAGCGCCGAGGTTGATATTTATTGGGGTTTAAAAACCGAAACCGATTACCGTATCACCAAAGGAACCGGTTGGTTGGAAATTATGGGTTGCGGAATGGTAGATCCAAACGTACTTAAAAACTGCGACATCAATCCAGACGAGTACAACGGTTTTGCATTTGGAATGGGAATCGAGCGTATCGCGATGTTGTTGTACCAAATTGGTGACATCCGTATGTTTTATGAAAATGACGTGCGTTTCTTGGAACAATTTAAATCAAGCATATAA
- a CDS encoding CvpA family protein — translation MSFFDIIIGGFLCFSFYKGIRNGLFVELASLISLILGIYIAIKFSDVLKSVISGSLHWNPYTIQVFAFILTFIVVVIGVYMLGKLLTNIADFAFLGWINSLGGGFFRVLKTILIISIFFTLFEKMNYHNYLAKKETLDKSIFFNPIQKVAAFVFPSIEKWYDKARK, via the coding sequence ATGAGTTTTTTTGATATTATCATAGGTGGTTTCTTGTGCTTCTCTTTTTATAAAGGAATCAGAAATGGACTTTTTGTTGAATTGGCTTCCCTAATTTCTCTTATTTTGGGAATTTACATTGCCATAAAATTTTCTGACGTACTGAAAAGTGTTATATCGGGTTCGCTGCATTGGAATCCTTATACTATTCAGGTGTTTGCATTTATCCTAACTTTTATTGTCGTGGTTATTGGTGTTTATATGCTTGGAAAGCTCTTGACCAATATAGCCGATTTTGCCTTTTTAGGCTGGATAAACAGTCTTGGTGGCGGTTTTTTCAGGGTATTGAAAACCATTTTGATCATCAGCATATTTTTTACGCTTTTTGAAAAAATGAACTACCATAACTATTTGGCCAAAAAAGAAACACTTGATAAATCTATTTTCTTTAACCCCATTCAAAAAGTTGCTGCGTTTGTTTTTCCTTCTATTGAAAAATGGTACGATAAAGCAAGGAAGTAG